A DNA window from Micromonospora inyonensis contains the following coding sequences:
- a CDS encoding IS110 family transposase: MLFVGDDWAEDHHDVEVMDASGRRLAKARLPEGMAGMTRLHAMIGQALGDDIDAEDVSGRVRIGIETDRGPWVQALVAAGYTVYPVNPLQAARYRERLAVSGAKSDAADAHMLADMVRTDSHQLRPMAGDSADAEAVKVVSRMHKTLIWERTRAGQRLRHALREYFPAALAAFEDLDAADTLELLAKAPDPASAARLSLAQISAALKRARRRDIPAKAAAIQTTLRAEHLGQPAVVTAAYAASVRALIALLSTLNEQVKVLQGQVEAHFGRHPDAEIILSQPGLGTVLGARVLAEFGDDHARYVSAKARKNYAATSPITRASGKKRTVAARFVHNDRLIDALMTQAFSALKASPGARAYYDRQRARGASYNAALRQLANRLVGILHGCLKTGTPYDEATAWSHHLNEAAA; this comes from the coding sequence TTGCTGTTCGTGGGAGATGACTGGGCGGAGGACCACCACGACGTCGAGGTGATGGACGCGTCCGGTCGCCGGCTGGCCAAGGCCCGACTGCCGGAAGGCATGGCGGGCATGACGAGGCTGCACGCGATGATCGGTCAGGCGCTCGGTGACGACATCGATGCCGAGGACGTGTCCGGGCGGGTGAGGATCGGTATCGAAACCGATCGGGGTCCGTGGGTACAAGCGCTGGTCGCCGCCGGATACACGGTGTATCCGGTGAATCCGTTGCAGGCGGCCCGTTACCGGGAGCGCCTGGCGGTGTCCGGGGCCAAGAGCGACGCGGCGGACGCGCACATGCTGGCGGACATGGTGCGTACCGACTCGCACCAACTGCGCCCGATGGCCGGTGACAGCGCTGATGCGGAGGCGGTCAAGGTCGTCTCGCGGATGCACAAGACGCTGATCTGGGAACGTACCCGCGCCGGCCAGCGGCTGCGGCATGCGCTGCGGGAGTACTTCCCGGCCGCCCTCGCCGCGTTCGAGGACCTCGACGCCGCCGACACCCTGGAACTCCTGGCGAAGGCGCCGGACCCGGCCAGCGCCGCCCGGTTGAGCCTGGCGCAGATCAGCGCGGCCCTCAAACGGGCCCGCCGGCGTGACATTCCGGCCAAGGCGGCCGCGATCCAGACCACGCTGCGCGCCGAGCACCTCGGCCAGCCCGCCGTGGTCACCGCCGCCTACGCGGCCTCGGTCCGCGCGCTGATCGCGCTGCTGTCCACCCTCAACGAGCAGGTCAAGGTCCTGCAGGGGCAGGTGGAGGCCCATTTTGGCCGGCACCCGGACGCTGAGATCATCCTGTCCCAGCCCGGACTGGGCACGGTTCTCGGTGCCCGGGTGCTCGCTGAGTTCGGTGACGACCACGCCCGCTACGTCTCGGCGAAGGCCCGCAAGAACTACGCCGCGACCAGCCCGATCACCCGCGCGTCCGGGAAGAAGAGGACCGTCGCGGCCCGGTTCGTGCACAACGACCGGCTCATCGACGCGCTGATGACCCAGGCGTTCTCCGCGTTGAAGGCCTCCCCGGGCGCCCGCGCCTACTACGACCGGCAACGCGCCCGCGGCGCCAGCTACAACGCCGCGCTGCGCCAGCTCGCCAACCGACTCGTCGGCATCCTGCACGGATGCCTCAAAACCGGCACCCCGTACGACGAGGCAACCGCCTGGTCGCATCACCTCAACGAGGCTGCTGCTTGA
- a CDS encoding helix-turn-helix domain-containing protein — protein sequence MPAPHARPITLTAAERRGLTALAYSHTAAYQQVVRARIVCDAARGHSNAAIARRHDLTVDTVRRWRGRFADEGLAGLTDRPRPGRPPRFTPVQVAEVKALACQLPAETGTPLSKWTCPDLAAEAVDRGIVAAISASTIRRILARDTLKPWQHQSWIFIRDPQFAVKAARVLGLYARTFDGVPLGDDEYVISSDEKTSIQARCRCHPTLAPGVARMMRVNHLRPEPLSTGHRA from the coding sequence GTGCCTGCCCCTCACGCTCGCCCGATTACCCTGACCGCCGCCGAACGGCGCGGGCTCACCGCTCTGGCCTACTCCCACACCGCCGCATATCAGCAGGTCGTCCGGGCCCGGATCGTCTGCGATGCGGCCCGTGGGCACTCCAACGCCGCGATCGCCCGCCGACACGACCTCACCGTTGATACCGTGCGGCGCTGGCGCGGCCGGTTCGCCGACGAAGGCCTCGCCGGCCTCACCGACCGGCCCCGCCCGGGACGGCCACCACGGTTCACGCCGGTCCAGGTCGCCGAGGTCAAAGCCCTGGCCTGCCAGTTGCCGGCCGAGACCGGCACACCACTGTCGAAGTGGACGTGCCCGGACCTGGCCGCTGAAGCCGTCGACCGGGGCATCGTCGCGGCGATCTCGGCGTCCACCATCCGCCGGATCCTGGCCCGCGACACGCTCAAGCCCTGGCAGCACCAGTCCTGGATCTTCATCCGCGACCCGCAGTTCGCCGTCAAAGCCGCCCGCGTGCTCGGCCTCTACGCCCGCACGTTCGACGGCGTCCCGCTCGGCGATGACGAGTACGTGATCTCCAGCGACGAGAAGACCAGCATCCAGGCCCGCTGCCGCTGCCACCCCACCCTGGCACCCGGCGTCGCCCGGATGATGCGGGTCAACCACTTACGCCCCGAACCACTAAGTACGGGTCATCGGGCATGA
- a CDS encoding helix-turn-helix domain-containing protein encodes MSMKRQVSYRWRLREMMAARGVFTATELVPLLHERGIDLSSSQVHRLVTGTPERLSLPVLAALCDILEVTPADLVVTTAANVAPRKAVAGAAPAPVDLATVRPRRARVRPD; translated from the coding sequence ATGAGTATGAAACGCCAGGTCAGCTACCGGTGGCGGCTGCGGGAGATGATGGCCGCCCGCGGCGTGTTCACCGCCACCGAACTGGTGCCGTTGCTGCACGAACGCGGCATCGACCTGTCCTCCTCCCAGGTTCACCGTCTCGTCACCGGCACACCCGAGCGGCTGTCGCTGCCAGTGCTGGCCGCGCTGTGCGACATTTTGGAGGTCACCCCCGCCGACCTGGTCGTCACGACGGCGGCCAACGTCGCGCCGCGCAAGGCGGTCGCTGGCGCCGCCCCGGCGCCGGTGGACCTGGCCACGGTCCGGCCCCGCCGGGCCCGCGTGCGCCCCGACTGA